The proteins below come from a single Tissierella sp. MB52-C2 genomic window:
- a CDS encoding bifunctional precorrin-2 dehydrogenase/sirohydrochlorin ferrochelatase — translation MFYPIMLKIENKLIIVVGGGQVAYRKVKKLLEFGGTVRVVSPKIIDDFKDLQKEYKENIELIYDIYNKKYIEDAFLVIGATSSRMTNKEIGEDCNNLNILVNIVDSKDESDFITSSIINNDNLTISISTLGSFPYLSKKIRIDMEKKYKKFDKEYMIILEEIRRITLDNYSHKTKEIMDKALELNIVDLKEFLKELEK, via the coding sequence ATGTTTTATCCAATAATGCTAAAAATTGAAAATAAGTTAATTATTGTAGTAGGTGGTGGACAAGTAGCCTATAGGAAAGTAAAAAAACTTTTAGAATTTGGCGGAACTGTAAGAGTGGTAAGTCCTAAGATTATAGATGATTTTAAGGATCTACAGAAAGAGTATAAAGAAAACATTGAACTTATATACGATATTTATAATAAAAAATATATTGAAGATGCTTTTCTAGTAATAGGGGCTACATCTTCTAGAATGACAAATAAGGAAATCGGAGAGGATTGTAATAATTTAAATATACTAGTGAATATAGTAGATAGCAAAGATGAGTCTGATTTTATTACATCATCTATTATAAATAACGATAATTTAACTATTTCTATTTCCACATTAGGTAGCTTTCCTTACTTAAGTAAAAAAATCAGAATAGATATGGAAAAAAAATATAAGAAGTTCGACAAGGAATATATGATTATCTTAGAAGAAATACGTAGGATAACTTTAGATAATTACTCACATAAAACAAAAGAAATTATGGATAAGGCTTTAGAATTAAATATTGTTGATTTAAAGGAGTTTTTAAAGGAGTTAGAAAAATAG
- the hemA gene encoding glutamyl-tRNA reductase codes for MEVAVIGINHNNSPIQVREVFSFTESMKIEGADLILDKSSKELIIISTCNRSEIYIASEDIESSVKEVIEFYKEFFNFPKSEDYIFVKKGKKAVIHLYMVSAGLDSMILGEDQILGQIRDAMNFSMELGFSKKVLNRLFMDAICEGKKIRNLLKISEIPLSTSYIGINLLKKEIGSLRDKKALVIGTGKMSTLAIRYLYEEDLKEIYLTNRTYEKMKEIFKEFNNLIAIKYEERYEVIEDVDILITATSAPHTIIMKEHMKKRNKKIYILDLALPRDVDSTVGEDENIILYHNDDLQRVSEINLLRRKRLSEQAIEIINSDVDKYMEWINTINVDPIIESLNNRCNSIKEETMNYINRKVDLNKRDKKIVDKMVMSALKKIIREPIKVLKQINNEDSEEYIEVMKKIFEI; via the coding sequence ATGGAAGTTGCAGTAATAGGAATAAATCATAATAATTCTCCAATACAAGTTAGGGAAGTATTTTCTTTTACTGAGTCTATGAAAATCGAAGGAGCAGATTTAATACTAGATAAATCTAGTAAAGAATTAATAATTATCTCTACTTGTAATAGAAGTGAAATATATATAGCCAGTGAAGATATAGAAAGCTCCGTTAAAGAAGTAATAGAGTTTTATAAGGAATTTTTCAATTTTCCTAAGTCTGAAGATTACATATTTGTTAAAAAGGGAAAGAAAGCAGTTATTCATTTATATATGGTATCAGCAGGACTAGATTCCATGATACTAGGTGAAGATCAGATACTAGGGCAAATAAGAGATGCCATGAATTTTTCCATGGAACTAGGATTTAGCAAAAAGGTCTTAAACAGATTATTTATGGACGCAATATGTGAAGGGAAGAAAATAAGAAATCTTCTAAAGATCTCTGAAATACCCTTATCAACTAGCTATATAGGTATAAATCTTTTGAAAAAAGAAATAGGTTCCTTAAGGGATAAAAAAGCTCTTGTAATAGGTACTGGGAAAATGAGTACATTGGCCATTAGATACTTATATGAAGAAGATTTGAAAGAGATTTATTTAACTAATAGAACCTATGAAAAGATGAAGGAAATATTTAAGGAATTTAATAATTTAATAGCAATAAAATATGAAGAGAGATATGAAGTAATAGAAGATGTAGATATTTTAATTACAGCAACTTCTGCACCCCATACTATTATAATGAAAGAACATATGAAAAAGAGAAATAAAAAAATATATATATTAGATTTAGCTCTTCCTAGAGATGTGGACTCTACAGTTGGTGAAGATGAAAATATAATATTATACCATAATGATGATTTGCAGAGAGTATCAGAAATAAACTTATTAAGAAGAAAAAGACTTTCAGAACAGGCCATAGAAATTATTAATTCTGATGTGGACAAGTATATGGAGTGGATAAATACTATAAATGTAGATCCTATTATAGAATCTTTAAATAATAGATGTAATTCCATAAAGGAAGAAACTATGAACTATATTAATCGGAAGGTAGATTTAAACAAGAGAGATAAAAAAATAGTAGATAAAATGGTTATGTCTGCTTTAAAAAAGATTATAAGGGAACCTATAAAGGTCTTAAAGCAAATAAACAATGAAGATTCAGAAGAATATATAGAAGTAATGAAAAAAATCTTTGAAATATAG
- the ligA gene encoding NAD-dependent DNA ligase LigA, with protein MNEEKRIDELIEIINDLNYHYYTLDEPKLTDKEYDLLYDELVHLENTTGIIYSYSPTQRVGGELVDKFEKHTHLGRLWSLDKSQSVEELISWDNRVRKLIGDYNRENTDKLPEPKYIVEYKFDGLTINLTYRDGLLVEGATRGNGTVGEAILPQLKTIKSIPLKIDFKGTMEVHGEGLMPLSALEEYNRTASEPLKNARNAAAGALRNLDSRVTAERNLTAYFYNISYIEGKAFQRHVEILEFLKENRFPVFPYAKEFDSINGVIEEIEIIREERHNIDLLTDGLVIKIDDIRTREVLGFTNRFPRWAIAYKFEAEETSTKLLEVVWNVGRTSKVTPTALLEPVDIGGVTVRRATLNNYDDILRKGVKLNSRVLIRRSNDVIPEILGTLETDEETFEIEKPTHCPACDSELIQNGVHIFCPNSLSCKPQLVSRLVHFASRDAMNIEGFSEKTAEKLLDELNIVDLPEIYEVKYEDLIKLEGFKEKKTNNLLEAIEKSKHIDLGSFIYALGINNVGIKTANDLANHFKSLDNLKNASHEELITVGEVGEIIANSILEFFHDDRILESLDKLLSEGVNPYFEEVEIEESIFTDKTVVITGTIEGLGRNEIKDMVEKMGGKVTGSVSKKTDYVIVGEDPGSKYDKAVELGIQIVRVSNGEFIVQNQ; from the coding sequence ATGAATGAAGAAAAAAGAATAGATGAACTTATTGAAATAATCAATGATTTAAATTATCATTACTATACATTAGACGAACCTAAATTAACCGACAAAGAATATGATTTATTATATGATGAGTTAGTACATTTAGAAAATACTACAGGAATAATTTATTCCTACTCTCCAACACAAAGGGTAGGTGGAGAACTAGTAGATAAGTTTGAAAAACATACTCATTTAGGTAGGCTATGGAGTTTAGATAAGAGTCAAAGTGTAGAAGAATTAATTAGCTGGGATAATAGAGTTAGAAAACTAATAGGAGACTATAATAGGGAAAATACAGATAAATTACCAGAGCCTAAATATATAGTTGAATATAAATTTGATGGACTGACTATAAATCTTACCTATAGAGATGGGCTATTAGTAGAAGGGGCAACAAGAGGAAATGGAACTGTAGGTGAAGCAATTTTACCTCAACTTAAAACAATAAAATCTATTCCTCTAAAAATTGATTTTAAGGGGACTATGGAGGTACATGGAGAAGGATTAATGCCATTATCAGCATTAGAAGAGTATAATAGGACAGCCTCTGAACCTCTAAAAAATGCTAGAAATGCAGCAGCAGGAGCTTTAAGGAACTTAGATTCAAGGGTTACAGCAGAAAGAAATCTTACAGCTTATTTTTATAATATCTCATATATAGAAGGAAAAGCCTTCCAAAGGCATGTGGAGATATTGGAATTCCTAAAAGAAAATAGATTCCCTGTATTTCCATATGCTAAAGAATTTGATTCCATAAATGGAGTAATTGAAGAAATAGAAATCATAAGGGAAGAAAGACACAATATAGATCTCTTAACAGATGGATTAGTTATAAAAATAGATGATATAAGAACTAGAGAAGTCTTAGGATTTACTAATAGGTTTCCTAGATGGGCAATAGCCTATAAATTTGAAGCGGAAGAAACATCAACTAAACTTTTAGAAGTAGTATGGAACGTAGGTAGAACATCTAAAGTAACACCTACTGCCTTACTTGAGCCAGTGGATATTGGTGGAGTTACAGTTAGAAGAGCCACATTAAATAACTATGATGATATTCTACGAAAAGGTGTTAAGTTAAATTCAAGGGTTCTTATTAGAAGATCTAACGATGTTATTCCAGAAATATTGGGAACTTTAGAGACGGATGAGGAAACTTTTGAAATAGAAAAGCCAACCCATTGTCCAGCTTGTGATTCTGAATTAATTCAAAATGGAGTTCATATATTTTGTCCAAACTCACTTTCCTGTAAGCCGCAGCTAGTATCTAGACTAGTCCATTTTGCCAGTCGTGATGCTATGAATATAGAAGGATTTAGTGAAAAAACTGCAGAAAAGCTATTGGATGAATTAAACATAGTGGATTTACCTGAGATATATGAAGTAAAATATGAAGATTTAATTAAATTAGAAGGATTTAAGGAAAAGAAAACAAATAATTTATTAGAGGCAATAGAAAAATCAAAACATATAGATTTAGGTTCTTTTATATATGCTTTAGGGATAAATAATGTTGGAATAAAGACAGCAAACGATTTAGCAAACCATTTTAAATCTTTAGATAACCTTAAAAATGCAAGCCATGAAGAATTAATAACAGTAGGAGAAGTTGGAGAAATCATTGCCAACAGTATATTGGAGTTTTTCCATGATGATAGGATACTGGAAAGTCTCGATAAACTATTGTCTGAAGGAGTAAATCCATATTTTGAAGAAGTAGAAATAGAAGAATCTATATTTACAGACAAAACAGTAGTTATTACAGGGACTATAGAGGGATTAGGCAGAAACGAGATAAAGGATATGGTAGAAAAAATGGGTGGTAAAGTAACAGGCTCCGTTAGTAAAAAAACTGACTATGTAATAGTAGGAGAAGATCCAGGGTCTAAGTATGATAAAGCTGTAGAATTGGGAATTCAAATAGTTAGAGTTAGTAATGGAGAGTTTATAGTTCAAAACCAATAA